Genomic segment of Neofelis nebulosa isolate mNeoNeb1 chromosome 17, mNeoNeb1.pri, whole genome shotgun sequence:
TGATTTTGGTTGGTATTTTGCATTGTAATTGCCTCTGCAATTCAaggtttatttaatttacatctcaGGAATTTTCTAGGTGTAAATAAACTTTGGGGGAGAGAGGGCTGTACCCACTTTTATCGCATTACTATTTTGAATCCTATATTGACCTACCATGTAAGCTTGCATTTGAGGAAAGGGCTCTGAGGCTAATGAAATGGTTTGAAAAAATTCTAGCCTGCCCCAAGCCCACACGTTTTTTGCTGATGGACAGACTGAGAGTCTAATGAATCCATGGCAAATGGAGGATCATAATCCAGATTTTATAACCCTCACTGTGGTGTCCGTTCACCACCCACCATCCCATCTCAACGTGGCCATCCCCAGAAAGTCTCTGTCTTGAAGCTTTCTAGGAAATCCCTCTACTAGGCCTTTCTATCCCTGCCCAAACCTCTCTTGCTACCCTGAGTCTGTGATCACCACTTCTGACCAACactgagagtctctctctctctctctctctgtctctctctctctctctcttgggacATCTTGGCTGAGTGGGGCCTGTGGCTCTGGTCCTAGTAGTCGCAGGTGTTAGAAGACACTCTCTTCCAAtccctcactctctacccctcacccccacccctactccaTTTGCATTTAGAGGAGGAGGGAGATATATTTAGGGTTGTGCAGGTGATGTTTGAGACAGACATGGGGTGGGGGACAATCCCAGGACAATGAAGGCCACAAGGGAGCATCTTTGGTTAAATAGACGGCATCCCTCATGCCCCCCAGGGAATTTGGTCATTCCCTGTCCTGGCATGAGCAGCCTCGCTTCAGGGCCCAGGGGGAGTGAGTTGCAGCATAGGGGAGGGCTATGTCCCACAGAACCCCGGTGTCTGGTGTCCCAGGAAGGGGCAGTCTTTGGCCCATTGGGAAGCAGGACCGTCAGATATAACCTGGGGAGATGTGAGAAGAGCCCGAGGCCTTGACACTGAGCAGGAGGGACTCAGCACTGTCCATTAGGCATCCCTGTGCACGCGTGCACCCACACTGAGAATAACCTCGGGTAGGAAAGGAGGCAAGTGTGGTCACCAGGAGATGGCAGGGTTGACGGTCAGAGAAGGAGAGGCTGACACATGCATGTGTTAACCAGGACATTTATGGCCTCTGTGGCTGTCCGACAACTCAGCGAAGAAGTAGGGCCTGGTCAGTTCTAGCTCTAGCGCAGAAGCAGGAGAACAGCCAACCGTGGTCAGTCCGGCATCCTCCCTGGGAACAAGTGGTCCTCCAatcagggggaggagaaggggaggacgGCGTGAAGAGCTCTTCTCTCCGGAGGTCCCCACAGCCACAGCTGCGCTGCTACTCCAgggctgaggaggggagggggcagaagggtgGAAGAGGCTGTCAGGGAGGTAGAGGATGAGCTCccggtgcccccacccctcctgctcccctgcccacccccagcctcccgcGGCCCCACCCTCCCCACGCTCAGCCTGTGCCAGGTTCAGGTTCAGGAAGGTGGCGTTGGTCCTCATGCAGGGGAGGGAGGTTGACTGTgagaagagagacagggtgaAAAGGATTTCCGAGGCTTcatgggttggggggggtggcCTGCTGCCATCGAAGAGCATTCTACCTCCAGCACTGACCCAGGACCAGGGGTTGATGAAGGAAGCGGTGCCTGGCAGTGACTGATTTCCTGACCCCAGAAAGTTCACATCTGAGCTGGGAGATGCCATCCCTGACTCAGGGCTTCCAAAAATGCCTGGTCTGATGGGGAAGAGGAGGCTCCAGACTGGAGAATGACCAAGTTCCCAGTGTCTGAGAGCTCCTGGTCTAATGGGATGAAGCCTGCCTCAGGGACATGGCCTCTTGGACCTCTGGGGATGTCTAGTCTGATGGGGATGGTCCTGGTCCCTGACTCTGGGAGCTCCCAGTCTGATGGAGGAGATACGGTCCCTGCCTCTGGGAGCTCCCAGTCTGATGGAGGAGATACGGTCCCTGCCTCTGGGAGCTCCCAGTCTGATGGAGGAGACATGGTCCTTGGCTCTGGGAGCCCCCAGTCTGATGGAGGAGACATGGTCCCTAACTCTGGGAGCTCCCAGTCTGATGGAGGAGACATGGTCTTTAACTCTGGGAGCTCCCAGTCTGATGTGGGAGACATGGTTCATTGGCTCCGAGAACTACCAGTCTGATGGAGGAGACCTGGTCCCTGTTTCTGGGAGCTCCCAGTCTGATGGAGGAGACATGGTCTTTAACCCTGGGAGCTCCGAGTCTGATGTGGGAGACATGGTTCATTGACTCCAAGAACTTCCAGTCTGATGGAGGAGACCTGGTCCCTGTTTCTGGGAGCTCCCAGTCTGATGGAGGAGACATGGTCCCTGACTCTGGGAGTCCCTACTATGATGGGCAAGACATGGTCTTCAACATCTGGGAATTCCCGGACTGATGGAAGAGACATGGCTCCTGACCACTGGGAATTCCCAGTCTGAGGGAGGAGACAAAATTCCCATCACCTAGAAGCCTCTATCCTAACGGAGGAGATTTTTCCTATTTCACTTTGAGAGAACAATGTCCCCCTCTGATGGTAGAAATTCTGTCCTCACTCTTACCCTAATGCAAAGGCCGAGACATGACGCCAACTGTCTAGGATCTCCCAGTCTAAAGAGGGAGTTACGATCCACCCTCGTACTATACATCCAGTCTGATGGGGGACGTACACTCCCATCATTAACCCACTTTCCCAATAAAGTAGCGGAGGCAATAGATCTACCCACCTGCAGGAAAAAGGGTGCCCTACGCTCAGACTGTGCCTCCTTTCTTGAGACCTTCAGTCTGGTGTACTTCTTATATGAGAGAGGAGGCGTGGAATCCCCCTTTGGTAGCCTTCAGTTCGATGCAGGAGGCCTATCTACCCCTAGTCTAGGCTGTCGGTTTGACAGAAGAGGCCAAAAACTCCATTTGGAGATCCCCAagtcagagggaggagagggagccccTTCTTTCAGTCTGTTGGGGACGCAGATCCACCCTTCGTCCgtgcttccctcccccctctgGAGGAGACAAAGCACCGCTTTGGGAGCGTCTGTCTGAAAAGATACACCCTCTGCCCCCGACACACTCACGGGCCACCTGCAGCTCCACTTCCAGGCTCTCGGTCTTGCCCTGCAACGTGACGGTCTTGAGGGTGTAGCGGCCGGCATCCGTGAGGTTCAGCTTCTGCACCAGCAGCGAGCAGTTTGCGAAGCCCACCTCCCGGCCTGTGTGCGCGGGGCCTGCGATCCAGTTGCCTGACGGCAGTTGGCTGAGCAGCCGGCCGGGCTCCGAGGCAGGCCCGCGGTACCAGGCATAGACCAGCAGGTCCTTGGGGTAGCCCTGGACGGTCAGCGTCACATCCTGGCCCTCCATCGGCCTGGTGGGCACGGGCACAATCGTCATGACGACCGCTGCCGctgaagagagagtgggggggggggcggcctggGTCACCGGGCCTGCACCTGGCGTGgcatccccctcccacccctgcgcCCCTGCCTCCCCCGCAACCGACTGGTGCCGCCCCGTGCGGGGGCCccggggaaggagacagaggaaggagctGACTTGTGTGGCCGTGGAGGTGGGTTTTGTGTCCCGACAATGCCTGCCAGGGAGCTCTGTCTTCCCTCAGGAGATTGGGGGACCCCAAGGGTGGGGGCCGTCTCTCCCGCATTAGACTAAGAATTTCCAGCCCTCGGGGGGATATCTCTCCCACTTAACTAGAAGACCCTAGAGAGTCAAACCATGTCTCCTCCATCAGATTGGAAATTCCCAAAATATAGGGGCCATGTCTCCCCTATCAGATTGGAAATTCTAgaatatggggggggggcatgtctCCCCTATCAGACTGGAAATTCTCAGAACATGGGGGCCTGTCTCCGCCTCAGATAGTTGGGAGTTGTATACCCCAGGTTGTATCTCTTTTGTCACACCAAGAGACCTCAGGATGTGGGGGCCATAGTCTCTTATCAAATTGAAAGATTCCAGAGGGTGGGAGGCCATGTCTCTTCCATCAGATTCGAAATTCCAGATTATTGGGCTGGGTCTCTCCAATCAGGCTGGGGACCCCAGAAGCTGGATGGGGGTATGTCTACCCCATCAGACTGGAAATTCCTAGAAAGTAGGGGGAGGTTTTACTCCCCCATCAGATTGGGAGTAACCCAAAGGTGGGAACTATGTCTCCCCCATCAGACTaggaattctcaaaaaaaaaaaaaaaaaaaaaaaggaccatgtCTCCTTAAGACCACATCTCTCCCATCAGAATACAAAGTCTCCCCAAGTGTGAACTGACTGTCTCCTCCATCTGACTGGAAGCTCATTGAGGGTGGGTGTCATGTCTCCTCCATCATTGCTTAAAGTCCATGGAGTGTGAGACATTGCCTCTTCTCTCTGACTGGCAGCTCCTCGAATAAGGAAGTCATGCTTCCCTATTCCAGGATCATCTCTCCAAGAGCAGAGACCATGTCTCCTCCATCACATCAGAGTCTCCCCCAGATGGGGATCAGGATAGAGTCtccctttcctctgtctctccctggcaCTTGCCACGGGGTTGCTGACAGTTCGGGAGGCCCTCGGGGGTGCTGTACCCACTCCCTGCACATACCTGCACACTTGGGCACCCCCCATCTTGGCCTGCACAGGCAGGGCTTGGGGCGGCACCTGGGGTCATCTGGTACATCTCCCTGTCTCTGGCCAAGACCAGCTACCAAGGCcccaggtggggtggggcaggaggtaCACTTACCTTTGGGGATGCCATTTCTGCTTTGGGTGAAAGAGTATCCACCCTTTGGATGAGACCCAGCCTGTtagtaggagggagggaggagggagggagggaaggactgTTCCCACCGTCCCTGGGGGCATGGTGGCCACTTGGGAAGGAACCAAGGCAGAATTAAGGAGGCCTCAGTGTTCAAAGCCACCGTCCCCAGGGGATGAGAAAGTGTCCCCTGAGGATCCTGATAGCTCTGAAAACACCAGCTGTGTCTGCATTACCCCCAGCCCCCAGGTTGTTTAGGGACAGAGGCAAGACAATGCTTCCCTGGCTGTGTTTTTCCACTTGCCATCAGCTGGCTGTGactttccgtgtgtgtgtgtgtgtgtgtgtgtgtgtgtgtgcatgcacggtCCTCTGGGCCAGATAACTGGGTAACCCAGTTGGCCGCATAGAAGTTCACCTGTCTGTGTGGAGAGAATGGGTCAGCCCCAAAGCATCTGTGACCGGCTGAATTTAGAACAGGGGCACTCACAGGAAGGGATGTCTGAACGTTTTCCCGCCCTGCCACTGCCCGATGTGGACAGGTACACACTGAGGACTCTCAAGGAAGAGTCTGAttcattgtttgttttccagGCGACAAGGCATGGACCGTCTCCAGATGAAGAGGGGGTCCACCCGATATGCCACTCTGTGACTTGGCCAAAGAATGGGCTGGGAATCTCTTAACTCTCCAGTGATCTCCTGGGCGCATGGTGCGGTAACTGTTGGTGGAGGGGCCAAACCTTCATAGTCCAACTGGGCCTccgtggggagggggtggtggtcaGGCTGGGGGCGACTCACCGGAGAGCTTGACCACCACCGAGGCGGATCCGGAAAGCAGGGTCTTGGGGTTCTTAGCAATACACGTGTACGTGCCCTCCTGGGCCGCTGTCATGCTAGTGATGTTGAGGTGGTCTCGCCCGTTCTTGAGGGCCCGCCCGTTGAAGGCCCACACATACTCGGGCTCTGGGCAGGACTGGGACACGCACCACAGGGTGAGGGACGTGTTGAAGTCCAGTTTGATGGTACAGCCCGTGCGGGTGGTGGAATCTTGGAGGATGGCCACGCGTTCTGGGCCATctgtggggggcaggagggagagagatggggcagTAGAGCGACAGGGGAGTAGAGATGGGCACCCTGGCTTCCTCTCCACCATGCTGGGCCTCTGGGAGTGTGTGGGCCTAGCGGAGGGAGAAAGCTCTGGCTTTTTCGGATCCCACACACATTTCTAACTTGCTCTAGGATCTCGAGAATCACTTTCCCCTTTCAGGggacctgttttctcatctgtagaaagaGGATGTTGGGCCAGACaaaatttcaagatatttttgaagtctatggctccattaaaaaaaagggaagaagaagaagaagaagaagaagaagaagaagaagaagaagaagaagaagaagaagaagaagaagaagacgatgACTAGACTATCGGTCTATCAGTTTCTCATAAGCCATTCTAAGAGTCTAGAATTCTAGGGCTCCAAGAGTCAATGTTTCTAGTCAATGCTTCTAGGTTCTAGGATTCTAAGGTTCTAGAAGTCTATGTTTCTAAAATTCTAGGATTGGGTGCCTCTAAGATTTTAGAATTAGATTCTAAGATTCTAAGAATCTCTGCTTCTAGAGTTTCTAGGATTCTCAGAGTCTAGAATTCAGTGCTTCTTAAATCCAGAATTCTCTGGTCGTAGGATTCTAGGCTCTAAGTGTTTCTACATCGGCGACCCTTGCGTACCTCTGTGATTTATTTCCCCCGGATTCCACACTGCGTATCTGCTGCCCCTGGGAATGACTCCATGCTTTGGTTGTGTTTCCTTCTTTGGtctcccctcccacccgccaCTCACTTCCCACCTGCATTTCACAACCAACCAGCCCTGTGTCTCTTCCCTGCGTGTATTGCTTCAAACTGAAGGATTGGTCCGTTTCGAGGGTGGTTTTTAGTCCTTAGGACATGGGTCAAGTGCATCCCTTAGAAAGGGATccttggtggggcgcctgggtggcgcagtcggttaagcgtccgacttcagccaggtcacgatctcgcggtccgggagttcgagccccgcgtcaggctctgggctgatggctcggagcctggagcctgtttccgattctgtgtctccctctctctctgcccctcccccgttcatgctctgtctctctctgtcccaaaaataaattaaaaacgttgaaaaaaaaaattaaaaaaaaaaaagaaagggatccTTGGTGCCTCACCCCAGCTCACCTACTGACTCACTGTGTGCGCCCTTGGGCACCCTCTcctggcctcggtttccccatctatgAGGTTTGGGCGCAGGGTATCTCTAGCGGGGCCAGGAGGACTCACAGTACACGGTCAGGTTGACGGGCTCGCTGCGGCTGACACTGACCGGGTTCCAGACCTCACACTGGTAGGCTCCCGCCTCCTCTCTGCGGACGCCATGCCGGGTCAGTACCCGGCCATCGGGGGACTGGCCGAGGCGGATGGCGATGGGCAGGGCTTCGCCGTTGAAGAACCAGCGGACGTCAGCGGGGCTGGGGCTGCTGCACGCCAGGCGCAGGGTGTCTCGGCGCTCGACCAGTGCCGTGTTGTTGGCCGTGACCACAGGCTGGGCCAGGATCTCTGTGGGgcaagagacagagggggagggggccgggcacTGCCTGCTCCCCCGGCCACCCCCGCTCTAGGCAAGGGGCATGGCTGGATCCTGGGGGCGTCTCTGTAACCCCCAGCCAGAGGGGCAAAGAATGGGACAGGCGGCAGTCCTGGAAGCCATCCTGAAGGAGGCGagcattttaatgttattttgtcttttttttttttcttaacggttttccattttaacttattttcattttaatttttatcagagGGACCGGGACGCACGTGGGAAGGCTGGCCGTGGTACAGGGGAGGCCGAGGGGGGCGGGGCGTCTCACCATAGACCTGCACGTGTCCGTAGCCCACGTCCGTCTGGAGCTGCCTGTTGAGGGTCTGCAGGATGTAGGTGCCCGAGTGCCCGGGCAGGGCGCCCCGGATGTCCAGGCCGCCGTCGGGGCGCACAGCCTCCCGTCCCGTGTGGGCCGGGCCAGGGGTCTCGTCGCCCGTGCTCACGATGTAGCTGGCCACCAGGTACGTCAGGCTGAGCGTGGGCCCCGCGTACCAGTTGTAGGCAAGCACTTCCCCCGAAAGCCCGTGGACGGTCAGTGTGACGTTGTCCCCCTCGGCTGGCTGGGCAGGCTCGGGGGTGATAGAGATTTCGGCCCCCGCGCTCAGGAAGGCGGCTGAAGAAGAGGAGCCGGAGGGGGCGGGTGAGGCCGCCGTGGCCACTGCCCCCACTCAGTGGAGGAGGAGACGTGGCGATCTCCTGGCACGCGTGTCCCTGGTATACCACAAGCACCTAATCAGTGTGAGCCAGGTGTAGGGTCTCAGTCCTGCGGTGGGACTGAGGATTGAATTCGATGGGCTCTGCCTGGGGTCTGGCCCAAAGCCTTGAGCACAAGCTCCTAGCACGTGCTCAGCCTGCAAGAACTTTGGATTTCCTGGGGGCCCAGAGGGTTTTCCTGCTGTGAGAGTCACCAAACCCCGGCTTGCA
This window contains:
- the CEACAM16 gene encoding carcinoembryonic antigen-related cell adhesion molecule 16 isoform X3, yielding METRQGTASGPTSGKCRARVKTGPSLAPEAPQTHRTDTGKKASEGKTECALLTLCRKPVGSTAPKKARDLPRLQITEPSQVPRQTEPGPNQEGPRSIGTPTLPSSSPGWGRKMALTGCSWLFLSAAFLSAGAEISITPEPAQPAEGDNVTLTVHGLSGEVLAYNWYAGPTLSLTYLVASYIVSTGDETPGPAHTGREAVRPDGGLDIRGALPGHSGTYILQTLNRQLQTDVGYGHVQVYEILAQPVVTANNTALVERRDTLRLACSSPSPADVRWFFNGEALPIAIRLGQSPDGRVLTRHGVRREEAGAYQCEVWNPVSVSRSEPVNLTVYYGPERVAILQDSTTRTGCTIKLDFNTSLTLWCVSQSCPEPEYVWAFNGRALKNGRDHLNITSMTAAQEGTYTCIAKNPKTLLSGSASVVVKLSAAAVVMTIVPVPTRPMEGQDVTLTVQGYPKDLLVYAWYRGPASEPGRLLSQLPSGNWIAGPAHTGREVGFANCSLLVQKLNLTDAGRYTLKTVTLQGKTESLEVELQVAPLE
- the CEACAM16 gene encoding carcinoembryonic antigen-related cell adhesion molecule 16 isoform X2 — protein: METRQGTASGPTSGKCRARVKTGPSLAPEAPQTHRTDTGKKASEGKTECALLTLCRKPVGSTAPKKARDLPRLQITEPSQVPRQTEPGPNQEGPRSIGTPTLPSSSPGWGRKMALTGCSWLFLSAAFLSAGAEISITPEPAQPAEGDNVTLTVHGLSGEVLAYNWYAGPTLSLTYLVASYIVSTGDETPGPAHTGREAVRPDGGLDIRGALPGHSGTYILQTLNRQLQTDVGYGHVQVYEILAQPVVTANNTALVERRDTLRLACSSPSPADVRWFFNGEALPIAIRLGQSPDGRVLTRHGVRREEAGAYQCEVWNPVSVSRSEPVNLTVYYGPERVAILQDSTTRTGCTIKLDFNTSLTLWCVSQSCPEPEYVWAFNGRALKNGRDHLNITSMTAAQEGTYTCIAKNPKTLLSGSASVVVKLSAAAVVMTIVPVPTRPMEGQDVTLTVQGYPKDLLVYAWYRGPASEPGRLLSQLPSGNWIAGPAHTGREVGFANCSLLVQKLNLTDAGRYTLKTVTLQGKTESLEVELQVALNLPPLHEDQRHLPEPEPGTG
- the CEACAM16 gene encoding carcinoembryonic antigen-related cell adhesion molecule 16 isoform X4, encoding MALTGCSWLFLSAAFLSAGAEISITPEPAQPAEGDNVTLTVHGLSGEVLAYNWYAGPTLSLTYLVASYIVSTGDETPGPAHTGREAVRPDGGLDIRGALPGHSGTYILQTLNRQLQTDVGYGHVQVYEILAQPVVTANNTALVERRDTLRLACSSPSPADVRWFFNGEALPIAIRLGQSPDGRVLTRHGVRREEAGAYQCEVWNPVSVSRSEPVNLTVYYGPERVAILQDSTTRTGCTIKLDFNTSLTLWCVSQSCPEPEYVWAFNGRALKNGRDHLNITSMTAAQEGTYTCIAKNPKTLLSGSASVVVKLSAAAVVMTIVPVPTRPMEGQDVTLTVQGYPKDLLVYAWYRGPASEPGRLLSQLPSGNWIAGPAHTGREVGFANCSLLVQKLNLTDAGRYTLKTVTLQGKTESLEVELQVARECVGGRGCIFSDRRSQSGALSPPEGGGKHGRRVDLRPQQTERRGSLSSL
- the CEACAM16 gene encoding carcinoembryonic antigen-related cell adhesion molecule 16 isoform X1; translation: METRQGTASGPTSGKCRARVKTGPSLAPEAPQTHRTDTGKKASEGKTECALLTLCRKPVGSTAPKKARDLPRLQITEPSQVPRQTEPGPNQEGPRSIGTPTLPSSSPGWGRKMALTGCSWLFLSAAFLSAGAEISITPEPAQPAEGDNVTLTVHGLSGEVLAYNWYAGPTLSLTYLVASYIVSTGDETPGPAHTGREAVRPDGGLDIRGALPGHSGTYILQTLNRQLQTDVGYGHVQVYEILAQPVVTANNTALVERRDTLRLACSSPSPADVRWFFNGEALPIAIRLGQSPDGRVLTRHGVRREEAGAYQCEVWNPVSVSRSEPVNLTVYYGPERVAILQDSTTRTGCTIKLDFNTSLTLWCVSQSCPEPEYVWAFNGRALKNGRDHLNITSMTAAQEGTYTCIAKNPKTLLSGSASVVVKLSAAAVVMTIVPVPTRPMEGQDVTLTVQGYPKDLLVYAWYRGPASEPGRLLSQLPSGNWIAGPAHTGREVGFANCSLLVQKLNLTDAGRYTLKTVTLQGKTESLEVELQVARECVGGRGCIFSDRRSQSGALSPPEGGGKHGRRVDLRPQQTERRGSLSSL